In Chitinophaga sp. HK235, a single window of DNA contains:
- a CDS encoding hybrid sensor histidine kinase/response regulator, with product MASVMHNAIKTHIAGLYLNFINIGTQSAPAEDKPAIRIINILGLLTGVMVLGIGLYFYSMLPSLALLCGVIGEGTAFLFLIYLNHKGLSSITKYAVLGIHCVGAIYFGALLGTVLPTTLMEAFLFVFLIGGSSLIFRKNRDKWLMVLIGAVILMEVNSYYQVIRPLPLNPVNYYTFRWWSNGGTLFLIIAVIWLLVDAIKGHDNARRKFLADTCHELRTPVNAVFQSVQQAQRHLNNIENKKDAVVLEQYIKSTRPAVLNAIQILNSVIEMSKIENGKYPVNKTDFLVVPWASSIMDMLAPLAENQHQQIKLTYRQIAPVICTDRLMVSQILINLLANAIKYGEKDADITLSLSNSPEGWFCMEVHNKGYIPEALQAGLFERYLTTNENNNDGSGIGLDIVRNIITRLNGQISLKSNPVFGTSFRVLLKDVKSEMMDNATLIDDEQQPASHSFSGKRILIIDDDLSTFNSVKILTRDCSLIQAEDGEEGLMKARTFHPDLILMDHKMSKITGLEVLRHIRKDDVLKEIPVVLVSGEVFFRDEFFKAGANSFLSKPLEHQQLVSVLLDILHKPSAMH from the coding sequence ATGGCATCGGTAATGCATAACGCGATCAAAACCCATATAGCTGGTTTATATCTTAATTTCATTAATATCGGTACCCAATCAGCTCCTGCAGAGGATAAACCGGCCATCCGGATTATTAATATATTAGGACTTTTAACGGGTGTGATGGTGCTGGGCATAGGCCTGTATTTTTATTCGATGCTCCCGTCTCTGGCCTTGTTATGTGGCGTAATCGGGGAGGGTACTGCGTTTTTGTTTTTAATCTATTTAAATCATAAGGGGCTAAGCAGCATCACAAAATATGCTGTGCTGGGGATACATTGTGTAGGCGCCATTTATTTCGGGGCCTTGCTGGGGACGGTATTGCCTACTACACTGATGGAAGCTTTCCTCTTTGTGTTTTTGATCGGCGGCTCCTCCCTGATATTCCGGAAAAACAGAGATAAATGGCTGATGGTGCTGATAGGCGCCGTGATACTGATGGAGGTGAATAGTTATTATCAGGTGATCAGGCCATTGCCGCTCAATCCTGTAAACTATTACACATTTAGATGGTGGAGCAATGGTGGTACTTTGTTTTTGATCATTGCAGTGATATGGTTGCTGGTAGATGCCATCAAAGGACATGATAATGCCCGGCGCAAGTTTTTGGCAGATACCTGCCATGAACTGAGAACACCTGTCAACGCGGTGTTCCAGTCAGTGCAACAGGCGCAGCGGCATCTGAACAATATCGAAAATAAAAAGGATGCAGTGGTCCTTGAACAGTACATCAAAAGTACCCGGCCGGCCGTGCTCAACGCGATACAGATACTGAACAGTGTGATTGAGATGTCGAAGATCGAAAATGGGAAGTACCCGGTCAATAAGACCGATTTTCTGGTGGTGCCCTGGGCCAGCTCCATTATGGATATGCTGGCCCCGCTCGCGGAAAATCAGCATCAGCAGATTAAACTGACCTATCGGCAAATAGCACCGGTCATTTGTACAGACCGGCTAATGGTCAGCCAGATACTCATCAATCTGCTGGCTAACGCTATCAAATATGGGGAAAAGGACGCTGATATTACGCTCTCCCTGTCCAACAGTCCTGAAGGATGGTTTTGTATGGAAGTGCATAACAAAGGTTATATCCCCGAAGCATTGCAGGCTGGCTTGTTTGAACGTTACCTGACTACAAATGAGAATAACAACGATGGCAGCGGCATTGGCCTGGACATCGTACGAAACATCATTACCCGGCTGAATGGTCAGATCTCACTAAAAAGCAATCCGGTCTTCGGCACTTCTTTTCGGGTTCTTCTAAAGGACGTGAAAAGTGAAATGATGGATAATGCTACACTGATTGATGATGAACAACAGCCAGCCTCCCATTCTTTTTCCGGCAAGAGAATTCTGATTATTGACGATGACCTGTCTACCTTTAACAGTGTAAAGATACTGACCCGGGATTGCTCGCTGATACAGGCGGAGGATGGAGAAGAAGGTTTGATGAAAGCCCGGACCTTTCATCCGGATCTTATTCTGATGGATCATAAAATGAGTAAGATCACCGGTCTTGAAGTGCTCAGGCATATTAGAAAAGATGATGTACTGAAAGAGATCCCCGTAGTGCTGGTGAGTGGGGAGGTGTTCTTCAGAGATGAGTTTTTTAAGGCCGGGGCCAATAGTTTTCTTAGCAAGCCCCTGGAGCATCAACAATTAGTGTCTGTACTTTTGGATATTTTGCATAAGCCTTCGGCGATGCATTAA
- a CDS encoding GNAT family N-acetyltransferase produces MRILYQSNTIIIREFLPAELSIFSKLFEDENVTRYLPYRSPEWYIEAFHDSLEDYKKGPFGRWGIFDVVNNDFIGMCLARVFTDVPAQVEIGYTLSPAYWGKGIATECSKALVVYCFANTDTGEVVAVTDLDNIGSQKVLEKAGLRRQDNLMRGEAELAYFMIRRSEL; encoded by the coding sequence ATGCGTATCCTTTATCAAAGTAATACGATTATCATCCGTGAGTTTCTGCCTGCAGAGCTGTCTATATTCAGCAAGTTGTTTGAAGATGAAAACGTAACCCGTTATCTGCCTTATCGCTCGCCGGAATGGTATATAGAGGCATTTCATGATTCACTGGAAGATTATAAAAAAGGACCGTTCGGTCGCTGGGGGATATTTGATGTTGTAAACAATGATTTTATCGGAATGTGCCTGGCAAGGGTTTTTACAGATGTGCCTGCACAAGTGGAAATAGGCTATACGCTTAGCCCGGCGTATTGGGGAAAAGGCATTGCAACTGAATGCAGCAAAGCATTGGTGGTTTATTGTTTTGCCAATACAGACACCGGTGAAGTAGTGGCCGTTACAGACCTGGACAATATCGGATCTCAGAAAGTGCTGGAAAAAGCAGGGCTTAGGCGCCAGGATAATTTAATGAGAGGTGAGGCGGAGCTGGCGTACTTTATGATACGGCGATCTGAATTATAA
- a CDS encoding GNAT family N-acetyltransferase: MKYRINGKEYTYSSNVRNNDHIRLSFDQLSSTVFDLSFENWYRNGYWDNDYVPHVLINEDNQVVANVSVNIMHILYHGRPKTCLQLGTVMTHADYRHQGLSKWLMERVFEEWQGRYETMYLYANDSVLDFYPKFGFVKAYEYRHRTRSLQRRTGKVRQLDMQMESDRQLLNDQYTLNNPYSVLSVIGNKGLLMFYCTQLMSEHIYYLADFNAVAVVEYHGDTMMCHDIFCADGYNMTDILSVLMKDNTTEIILGFTPKDFTGFQSFLLREEDTTLMILDNPENFFPGNQIQFPSLSHT, translated from the coding sequence ATGAAATATAGGATTAACGGAAAGGAATACACGTACAGTTCCAATGTCAGAAACAACGATCATATCAGATTAAGTTTTGATCAGCTCAGTAGTACCGTTTTTGACTTAAGTTTCGAAAACTGGTACCGCAACGGATACTGGGACAATGATTATGTTCCCCATGTATTGATAAATGAAGACAACCAGGTGGTAGCCAATGTATCCGTGAATATTATGCATATCCTGTATCATGGGCGGCCTAAGACCTGCCTGCAGTTAGGTACTGTGATGACACATGCTGACTATCGCCATCAGGGATTGTCCAAATGGCTGATGGAGCGGGTATTTGAGGAATGGCAAGGCAGGTATGAAACCATGTATCTTTATGCCAATGACAGTGTGCTGGACTTTTATCCCAAATTTGGTTTTGTGAAAGCCTATGAGTACCGCCATCGTACCCGTAGCCTGCAACGCAGGACCGGTAAGGTACGGCAGCTGGACATGCAGATGGAGTCAGACAGGCAGTTATTAAACGATCAGTACACCCTGAACAACCCCTACTCCGTTCTTTCGGTGATCGGCAACAAGGGGCTGCTGATGTTTTATTGCACCCAGCTGATGTCTGAGCACATTTACTATTTAGCGGATTTTAATGCAGTAGCCGTCGTAGAATACCATGGAGACACCATGATGTGCCATGACATTTTCTGTGCAGACGGGTATAACATGACCGATATACTCTCTGTATTGATGAAAGACAATACGACAGAGATTATTCTGGGATTCACGCCCAAAGACTTCACAGGCTTCCAAAGCTTTCTGCTCAGGGAAGAAGATACCACCCTGATGATACTGGACAACCCGGAGAATTTTTTCCCCGGGAATCAAATCCAGTTCCCGAGTTTGTCACATACATAA
- a CDS encoding TetR/AcrR family transcriptional regulator, with the protein MPEKVKVRDRILNVATKLFYHQGFNQTGINQIIAEANIAIGSLYNHFPSKNDLLLAYLKKQEDEWFEGLEKFSEGANHPKERILRFVDFRIEQQQQSDFSGCPFIKIIAEIGTQDRKVQQLVEDHKYRQRMLLHGLFRQLDYDGPMDKKLLADNFFLMVEGATVNSTISRNIQALESVRKFIKKMIS; encoded by the coding sequence ATGCCTGAAAAAGTAAAAGTGAGGGACCGGATCCTGAATGTGGCCACCAAATTGTTTTACCACCAGGGATTTAATCAGACAGGGATCAATCAGATCATTGCAGAAGCTAATATCGCGATTGGTTCCCTGTATAATCATTTTCCCTCCAAAAACGATTTGCTGCTGGCTTATCTGAAAAAGCAGGAAGATGAATGGTTTGAGGGGCTGGAGAAATTCAGTGAAGGTGCAAACCATCCAAAGGAAAGAATACTGAGATTTGTTGACTTTAGGATTGAGCAACAGCAGCAATCTGACTTTTCCGGCTGTCCTTTTATAAAGATCATCGCAGAGATAGGTACCCAGGACCGGAAAGTACAACAACTGGTGGAAGACCATAAGTACCGGCAGCGCATGCTGTTGCACGGGCTGTTCCGGCAGCTGGACTACGATGGCCCGATGGATAAAAAACTGCTGGCGGATAATTTCTTTTTAATGGTGGAAGGAGCTACCGTCAACTCTACCATTTCCAGAAATATACAAGCCCTGGAAAGCGTGAGGAAGTTTATCAAAAAAATGATCTCCTGA
- a CDS encoding alpha/beta fold hydrolase has protein sequence MIHRHETFNGTYPFAARFTAAPGFNMHYVDEGEGPVVLCLHGEPTWGYLFRHLTAQLSTNHRVIVPDHMGFGKSETPADRTYWLQDHIDNLEKLVLDLDLHDITLVMHDFGGPMGMGLAARHPDRIARVLSINGPVAFGQPTLGAALEANTAESPWFNWIIRAAQEGRLEGVLNESHYNILSTLKLNGFERNELITPTWLKAYAAPFATPADCRGVLGWAAGFAAGSHQFENPDAIAKEKISHLPALCIWGTADQTLHGKYFIPLFRSLFPDGQVYELPQAGHYSPEDAPDAIGWLLSRFLGLNPAGKPAQHIIPVI, from the coding sequence ATGATACACCGTCACGAAACGTTTAACGGCACCTATCCGTTTGCGGCACGCTTTACAGCGGCCCCGGGTTTTAACATGCACTATGTGGATGAAGGCGAAGGTCCGGTAGTACTGTGTTTGCATGGAGAACCCACCTGGGGTTATCTGTTCAGACATCTGACCGCACAACTTTCCACCAATCACCGCGTAATTGTGCCAGACCATATGGGGTTTGGGAAGAGCGAAACACCGGCCGACAGAACCTACTGGCTACAGGACCATATCGACAATCTGGAGAAACTGGTACTGGACCTGGATCTTCACGACATCACCCTGGTCATGCATGACTTTGGCGGACCAATGGGCATGGGCCTGGCAGCCAGGCATCCGGACCGTATAGCCAGGGTACTTAGTATCAACGGCCCCGTAGCATTTGGCCAGCCCACGCTGGGAGCCGCACTGGAAGCCAATACCGCGGAATCGCCCTGGTTCAACTGGATCATCCGGGCTGCACAGGAAGGCCGGCTGGAAGGCGTATTAAATGAAAGTCATTATAATATCCTGAGCACCCTTAAACTCAACGGATTTGAACGTAATGAACTCATCACGCCTACCTGGTTGAAAGCATATGCCGCGCCATTTGCCACACCTGCCGACTGCCGCGGAGTGCTGGGATGGGCCGCCGGTTTTGCAGCAGGCAGCCATCAATTCGAAAACCCCGATGCCATCGCTAAGGAGAAAATCAGCCACCTGCCTGCCTTGTGTATCTGGGGCACCGCCGACCAGACACTGCACGGCAAATACTTCATTCCCCTGTTCCGCTCCCTCTTTCCCGATGGACAAGTGTATGAGCTGCCGCAGGCCGGCCACTACAGCCCCGAAGATGCACCCGATGCCATAGGATGGCTGCTCAGCCGTTTTCTCGGTCTCAATCCGGCAGGTAAACCCGCACAACACATCATTCCGGTTATTTAA
- a CDS encoding MFS transporter produces MKTKVSRWLSMIIVSSAIFLAVIDIFVVNVALPAIKRGLHGTNGELQLVVAIYLLGYSCLLITGGRLGDYYGRKKIFVAGMLLFTISSFLCGLAQSPWQLNVAHFFQGITAAMMTPQGVSYIQVLFPEEKERMKAIGIYGIIAGSASVIGQFLGGLLPDTHFAVEGWRLIFFINVPVGIIALVFALLFLKETPRNTSLKFDYGGVVLLTPALFCLVFPVIQGRELGWPAWSIAMLLAAIILFFLFSRDQQKKLAQGKEPLINARLFHYKDFRIGLYASIFYFLVQESYFLITGVFFQDGLGIPSYTTGTYFVFQGIGYVIASILSVKLIQSYGKKVLVAGVLIMILSFMLHIFLLVSKEASSFTFSFVLLLYGVGCGSVLPSLLAFSLKGIPHQFAGAASGTYYTAQQSAIAMGAGIVGGVFFYFTGDSPLLADYLMAYKAAAILSIFMLFIVIGFLLIMPDYQVKATKKIPEEEFFV; encoded by the coding sequence ATGAAAACGAAAGTTTCAAGATGGTTATCCATGATCATAGTATCTTCCGCTATCTTCCTGGCGGTGATCGATATATTTGTGGTGAATGTGGCCTTGCCCGCCATCAAAAGAGGACTCCACGGAACAAATGGTGAACTACAACTGGTAGTAGCCATCTATTTACTCGGCTATTCCTGTCTGCTTATCACGGGAGGCCGCCTGGGCGACTATTACGGCCGGAAAAAAATATTTGTCGCCGGCATGTTGTTATTTACGATCAGCTCCTTCCTATGCGGACTAGCACAATCACCATGGCAACTGAATGTCGCCCATTTCTTTCAGGGCATCACCGCAGCGATGATGACACCACAGGGCGTCTCCTATATTCAGGTTTTATTTCCGGAAGAAAAAGAACGGATGAAAGCCATCGGTATCTACGGTATCATCGCCGGCTCTGCATCGGTGATAGGGCAGTTTCTGGGCGGACTGCTACCAGACACTCATTTTGCGGTGGAAGGCTGGCGGCTGATATTCTTTATCAATGTACCGGTTGGCATAATTGCCCTGGTATTTGCTTTACTGTTTTTAAAAGAAACTCCCCGCAACACTTCCCTGAAATTTGACTACGGTGGCGTGGTATTGCTCACCCCTGCCCTCTTCTGCCTGGTTTTCCCGGTGATACAAGGCCGTGAACTGGGCTGGCCGGCCTGGAGTATAGCCATGCTCCTTGCGGCCATCATCCTCTTTTTCCTCTTCAGCCGGGACCAGCAGAAAAAACTGGCTCAGGGAAAAGAGCCGCTGATCAATGCACGCCTGTTTCATTATAAGGACTTCCGTATAGGACTATACGCCTCTATATTTTATTTCCTGGTACAGGAGTCGTATTTTCTTATCACCGGCGTATTCTTTCAAGACGGCCTGGGTATACCATCGTATACAACCGGCACCTATTTTGTTTTTCAGGGTATCGGTTATGTGATCGCCTCCATTCTTTCCGTAAAACTGATTCAGTCCTATGGCAAAAAAGTCCTGGTAGCGGGCGTGCTGATCATGATCCTGTCTTTTATGCTGCATATATTTTTGCTGGTCAGCAAAGAGGCATCTTCGTTTACTTTCTCATTCGTCCTGCTGTTGTATGGTGTAGGATGTGGTTCTGTGCTGCCTTCCCTGCTGGCCTTTTCCTTAAAAGGCATCCCGCACCAATTTGCAGGAGCAGCATCAGGTACCTATTACACGGCACAACAATCGGCCATTGCCATGGGCGCCGGTATTGTAGGCGGCGTATTTTTCTACTTCACGGGTGACAGCCCATTACTCGCCGATTATCTTATGGCCTACAAAGCAGCCGCCATCCTGAGCATTTTTATGCTGTTCATAGTGATTGGCTTTCTGCTCATCATGCCTGATTATCAGGTCAAAGCCACCAAAAAAATACCAGAGGAAGAATTTTTTGTCTGA